TTATGTTTCGTTACCCTTCTAATACTAGAATGGTACGGGAGTTAACAGCGATCGCTCGTGAAGAACTAGAACACTTTGAACTAGTTAACCAATGGCTAGAACGCCGGAATATACCCTTGAAAACATTGTCCCCGCCTCCCTATGGTGCTCTTTTAAAAGCCGCTGTTCGCCCCAAAGAACCTGAGAGGTTTTTAGATTCTTTACTTGTGACAGGTTTAATTGAAGCTCGCAGTCACGAACGCCTAGGGCTATTAGCTACAAACTGTCCAGAGCCAGAATTAGCCAAATTTTATCACAGTTTAATGGCATCAGAGGCGCGGCACTACGGTATATATTGGGTTTTGGCTGATACCTATTTTCACCGTGAAATTGTCATGCAACGACTAGATGAATTGGCAATAATCGAAAGTGATCTGCTGCTAACTTTGCACCCAGAACCTAGAATTCATAGTT
The Gloeotrichia echinulata CP02 DNA segment above includes these coding regions:
- the miaE gene encoding tRNA isopentenyl-2-thiomethyl-A-37 hydroxylase MiaE, with translation MFTSPFPTINALKQPSSSAWVKQAIANLDIILLDHSHCERKAAGVALNFMFRYPSNTRMVRELTAIAREELEHFELVNQWLERRNIPLKTLSPPPYGALLKAAVRPKEPERFLDSLLVTGLIEARSHERLGLLATNCPEPELAKFYHSLMASEARHYGIYWVLADTYFHREIVMQRLDELAIIESDLLLTLHPEPRIHS